The following coding sequences lie in one Macrobrachium nipponense isolate FS-2020 chromosome 45, ASM1510439v2, whole genome shotgun sequence genomic window:
- the LOC135214105 gene encoding uncharacterized protein LOC135214105, with protein MKGDGANEPFPRRAFADIKEAHENSPTMEKFFPLLFILLAAVGINTAKRGPLGEYHVAKWRFIPLLCLTALIVWYFMQTLVYLSSGKVKLIVIVVYLNFMSSAVFVFAVILITAWKRNDYCTLLTDIVLPYHKPKAQTLGLNILLLAYIAISFYFYPWEDYRKDPLQVALGIIAVLVMPVLPTLIDLQACCLISGLVDGHKDLVRNIQETPIVLPSDREKSHVEKTKHGIMINVLPFLGLDRIDPATKGSSWVEPDTGAIRVQIVRDHCRYLHDLVTKYNHIFSSVMALRCFLFLIKNMALTFAVLVGYPGGPIKFHLIEETLRFYMVCSFGDNLFQLHEDVEDGVLALQESNNTYEGDRLLYHALASRMSARPAFVSIGGTVSLGRGMMAAFLNVALTYTIIMFQYKPSD; from the exons ATGAAGGGAGATGGTGCTAATGAGCCTTTTCCCAGAAGAGCCTTCGCCGACATCAAGGAGGCTCACGAGAACTCGCCAACTATGGAAAAGTTCTTCCCCTTGCTCTTCATCCTCCTGGCAGCCGTGGGCATCAACACGGCGAAGAGAGGTCCCCTCGGGGAGTACCACGTCGCCAAGTGGAGATTCATCCCCCTGCTGTGCCTGACGGCCCTCATCGTCTGGTACTTCATGCAGACTCTCGTCTACTTGTCCAGTGGCAAAGTCAAGCTGATCGTAATCGTCGTTTACCTCAACTTCATGTCCAGCGCGGTCTTCGTGTTCGCCGTCATCCTAATAACAGCATGGAAACGTAACGACTACTGCACTCTCCTGACAGACATAGTGCTCCCTTATCATAAGCCCAAGGCGCAGACGCTAGGGCTCAACATCCTGCTGCTGGCGTACATTGCCATCAGCTTCTACTTCTACCCATGGGAAGATTACCGGAAGGACCCGCTGCAAGTCGCCCTCGGCATCATCGCCGTCCTGGTCATGCCGGTTCTGCCGACGCTCATCGACCTGCAGGCCTGCTGCCTCATCAGCGGGCTGGTCGACGGCCACAAGGACCTCGTGCGCAACATTCAGGAGACGCCCATCGTCCTTCCTAGCGACCGAGAGAAAAGTCACGTCGAGAAAACTAAGCACGGAATCATGATCAACGTATTGCCGTTTCTA ggACTAGATAGGATCGACCCTGCAACCAAAGGGTCATCTTGGGTCGAGCCTGACACAGGTGCCATCAGGGTACAGATAGTGAGGGACCACTGTAGGTACCTACATGACCTGGTCACCAAATATAACCAC ATCTTCTCCAGCGTCATGGCCCTCCGCTGTTTCCTGTTCCTGATTAAAAACATGGCCCTGACTTTCGCCGTGCTGGTGGGTTATCCTGGTGGGCCCATCAAGTTCCATCTGATTGAAGAAACCCTCCGGTTTTACATGGTGTGCTCCTTCGGCGACAATCTGTTCCAGCTG CACGAAGACGTGGAGGACGGCGTCCTGGCCCTTCAGGAATCGAACAACACCTACGAAGGAGATCGCCTTCTGTATCACGCCCTGGCGTCTCGCATGTCTGCTCGTCCGGCCTTCGTCAGCATCGGCGGCACTGTCAGCTTGGGTAGAGGCATGATGGCGGCTTTTCTGAACGTCGCCCTGACTTACACGATCATCATGTTCCAGTATAAGCCCTCAGATTAG